DNA from Methylobacterium currus:
CGGCTGCGTGATCGCGGTGGTGCAGCCCCACCGCTACTCGCGCCTCGCCTCGCTGTTCGACGATTTCTGCACCTGCTTCAACGACGCCGACACGGTGATCGTCGCCCCCGTCTACGCCGCCGGCGAGGCGCCGATCGAGGGCATCGACCGCGACGCCCTGGTGGCGGGCCTGACCTCCCGCGGCCACCGCAACGCCATCGCGCTCGAGCGCACCGAGGACCTGGCCGGCATCGTCGGCGGGCTCGCGGGGCCGGGCGACTACGTGGTGTGTCTGGGGGCCGGCAACATCACCCAATGGGCCTACGCGCTCCCGGGCGAACTCGCCTCGGGCGGCGAGAAGGCGGCGTGAGGCGCCGTCAGGGCTCCGGGACGAGATCCTCGATCTCGACCCCGAGCGCCCGGGCGAGCCGCCGGTAGAGCTGGACGTCGCCGATGCTCTCGCCGCGCTCGACCGCGCCCAAGCGCTCCTCCGGCACGCCCGCGTGCCGGGCGAGCTGCGCCGCGCTCAAACCCCGCTTGCCGCGCCAGAAGGCGAGGGGGGTCGGCGCGGCGCGCAACGCGTCGAGGTCGTCCCCGCCCAGAAGCTCCTCCTCGCCGGCCTGCAGCCGCGCGAGGGCGGCCACGAGGGTGCGGGCATCCGCGGCCTCCTCGGCGAGGTCGCGCTGCCGCTCGAACTCCGCCTCCGGCAGGATCACGGTCGCCTCGCCGGCGGGCGTCCTGGTGCGGACGATGGTCATGCTCCGGATCCTAAGCAGATTTCGCAAAAGTGGTTGCCGGTTTTGCGACGAAAATCTGCGACAAAACAAGAACCTAAGCGGACGAAGCGTCGGCCCGCCAACGCGAGTCTGCTTAGTCGTAGATCGAGCCACGCGGCCCGACATCGTGCACAATGATCGGCGCGCCCTCGCTCGTGAGGAGGGCGCGCCGATCGCCGGTCCGCAGCCGGTAGCCCGGTATCCCCTTCATCGGCCGGATGGTGTTGGCGAGCGACGCCGGATCCCGGGCGAGCTGATCGAGCTTCGCGCGGATCAGCGCCTCGGTATCGGCCGGCATCCGGGCGAGCGCCCGCGCCGCCTTTCGGGTGTAGACGACCGTCCCGGCCATCCGCGCCGGCCTCCATCGCCCTTGCGTCAACTCTAGAGTGCTCCGCCCCCGCGCGTCGAGCCGGAACCGAACCATGACCTCCGCCGCCATCCTCGCCGCCCTGGAGCCCGCCGCCTTGCGCGGCCGCCTCCTGCCCGACCATCCGCTCGCCGACCTGACCTGGTTCCGGGTCGGGGGGCCGGCCGACGTGCTGTTCACGCCCGCCGACGAGGAGGACCTCGCCGCGGCGCTGGCCGCCCTGCCGCCTGAGGTGCCCGTGACGGTGATCGGGCTCGGCTCGAACCTGATCGTGCGCGACGGCGGCGTGCCGGGCCTCGTCATCCGCCTCGGCGGCAAGGCCTTCGGGTCGGTCACGATCGAGGGCGAGGCGATCCGGGCCGGCACGGCCGTGCCCGACATGAAGCTCGCCCGCGCCGCGGCGGAGGCCGGGCTCGACGGCCTCGCCTTCTACCGCGGCATCCCGGGCTCGGTCGGCGGGGCGCTCCGGATGAATGCCGGCGCGCATGGCGGCGAGACCACCGACGTGCTGGTCGAGGCGCGCGCCGTCGACCGCTCGGGCGCCCTGCGCGTGCTGACCCATTCCGACATGGGCTTTGCCTACCGCCACTGCTCGGCGCCCGCCGACCTGATCTTCACTCAGGCGACCTATCGCGGCCGGCCCGGCGACCGGGCGTCGATCGAGGCCGAGATGGAAAGGGTCACTGCGGCCCGGGAGGCGGCGCAGCCGATCCGCGAGCGCACCGGCGGCTCGACCTTCAAGAACCCCGAAGGGGGCAAGGCCTGGCAGCTCGTCGACGCCGCCGGGTGCCGGGGCCTGACCCGCGGCGGCGCGCAGGTGTCGGAGATGCACTGCAACTTCCTGATCAACCGCGGCGGCGCCACCGCCGCCGAGATCGAGGGCCTGGGCGAGGAGGTGCGGGCGCGGGTGCGCGAGACCTCCGGCATCGACCTGCACTGGGAGATCAAGCGCATCGGCGTCGCCACGCGCTGATTCGCGAATCACCCGGGCGAACCCCGCCGCGAGGCCCGGACGGTAACCATGCGGGCCGTCCCGGTCCGGTGCCGTCCCGGGGCGCTCCACGCTCCTTCGGAGCCGGCCCCAGCCGGGGCCCGGCTCCGCGGAGCGGCATGCAAGCTCTTGAAGAGACGTCACTTTCCGGCCCGGGTCCGACCGGCTGGGCGATCCGGATCCGGCCTCCTTCCGTGGCGTGGCGCCTCGGCGACGGGGTCCGCCGGGGGTGCGCGATCCTTGTGCGGGGAGCGAAAACTTTACCGGATATTTACCAGCGAGTTCGAGAGTTGGCGTTAACGGCGCATCAAGCACTTGGATGCCGGGCGTGAGCCGTGCCGACCTCTCGCGACGACGACATGCCGGCCCTGGCGACCGGCATGCCCGTGGTGCGGCAGGCCGGTACGCGAGCCCCGGACCACCCAGGACAGCCCTGCGCCGGAGATCGCAGCCCGTGCCGGGTATCGTTTTCGGTGAACTCGCCCCATGGATGGTGGTGGACGCTTCCCTGAGCCGCTGACCGCCGCCGGCTATGCCGGCGCGGAGGCCGGCATGCCCGCCCCCGGGGCGGCGCCGGCCCGGGGCGGTCCCTCGCGCGAGTCGCGTTTCGCCCGCGTCCTGCCGCGGTTCCTGCGCCCGCGCCGCCCGTCGGTGGCGGTGCCGATCGAGCGGCGGATGCCGCGCCATCTCGGGATGGGCCTGGCCTTCGGGTTCTTCGGCCTCGTCGCGGTGGCCGGCTTCGTCTCCGGCGGCGGCTACGCCGAGGTCTCGGCCCGCTACGGCACCCCGGCCGACATGGCCGCGCGGGCCCTCGGCTTCGGCCTCGACAAGGTCACGATCACCGGCCTGGTGCAGCTGCGCTCGGCCGAGATCCTGAAGGCCGCCGGCATCGACCAGCGCAACTCGCTGCCCTTCCTCAGCGTGGTCGACGTGCGCGACCGCCTGTCCACCGTGCCGCTGATCGGCGCGGTCTCGGTGCGCAAGATCTATCCGCGCGAGCTCCTGGTCACGCTGACCGAGCGCGAGCCGAGCGCCCTGTGGCAGCGCAACGGCGAGATCGCCGTCATCGCCGCCGACGGCACGGTGATCGACCAGATGCGCGACGGCCGCTTCGCCGACCTGCCGCTGGTGGTGGGCGACGAGGCGAACCTGCGCACCAAGGAGTACCTCGCGCTCCTCGAGGCGGCGGGCCCGCTCAAGGAGCGGATCCGGGCCGGCACCCTGGTCTCAGGGAGGCGCTGGACCCTCAAGCTCGACGGCATCGACGTCCGCCTGCCCGAGGCCGGCGCCCGCGACGCGGTGGCCCGCCTCGTCAAGCTCGAGGCCGAGTCGAGCCTGCTCGAGAAGGACATCATCGCGGTCGACCTGCGGCTGCCCGACCGGGTGGTGGTGCGGCTGACCGAAGAGGGCGCGGCGGCGCGCCTGGAGGCCCAGAAGAAGCAGAAGAAACCGAAGGGAACCGAGACATGACCCGCGCGCGAGACGTGACGCCCGCCGGTCTTCCCGGATCCACTCTTGCCGGAGCCACCCTTGCCGGTTCCGGCAGCCCTCTCAATTCCCTTTCCTTGCCCGTGAGCATCGCGTCATGAGTCTCCTCCAGCACGGTCTCACGCCGCGCTTAAAGCCGCTCTCGGCGCGCCGCAGCGCGACCCTGTCGGTGCTCGACATCGGCACCAGCAAGATCGTCTGCCTCGTCGCCGAGCTGCAGCCGGTCGAGACGCTGGCGACCCTGCGCGGCCGCACCCACCTCGCCCGCATCATCGGCATCGGCCACCAGCGCTCCCTCGGCCTCAAGGGCGGCGCCGTGGTCGATCTCGAGGCGGCCGAGACCGCGATCCGCCAGGCGGTCCACGCGGCCGAGCGCATGGCCCGGGTCGAGGTGCAGTCGGTCATCGTCAGCCTGTCGGGCGGGCGGCTCGGCTCGCAGCATTTCGACGCCAAGGTCCCGGTGCGCACCGGCGCCGTGACCGGCTCCGACGTGCAGCGGGTGCTGGAGGCGGCGAGCACCCACAGCATCAGCCCCGGCCGGGCGGTGCTGCACGCCCTGCCGACCGGCTACTCCCTCGACCAGCAGAGCGCGGTGGTCGACCCGTCGGGGATGCTCGGCGAGCGCCTCGGCGTCGACCTGCACGTCGTGACGGCCGAGATCGCCGCCGCCCGCAACCTGATGCTGGCGGTGGAGAACACCCACCTGCGGGTCGAGGCGGTGATCGCCACCCCCTACGCCTCGGGCCTCTCGGCCCTCGTCGACGACGAGGCCGAGATGGGCGTGGCCGTGGTCGACATGGGCGGCGGCACGACGAGCGTCGGGGTCTTCTCCGGCGGCCACCTCGTCCATGTCGATGCGCTCGCGGTGGGCGGCCACCACGTCACCATGGACATCGCCCGCGGGCTCTCGACCCGGGTGGCGGCGGCCGAGCGGCTCAAGACCCTCTACGGCGCCGCCATGGCGACGGCGTCGGACGAGCGCGACATGATCGCGGTCCACGGCGTCGACGAGGACGAGCGCGACCTGCCGCACCACATCCCGAAATCGCACCTCGTGCGGATCATCCGTCCGCGGGTGGAGGAGGTGCTGGAACTGGTGCGCGACCGCCTGCGCAATGCCGGCTTCGCCGCCCAGGCCGGGCGCCGGGTGGTGCTGACCGGCGGCGCCAGCCAGCTCGTCGGGCTGCCGGAGGTCGCCCGCCGCATCCTGCAGGGGCAGGTCCGGATCGGCCGGCCCCTCGGCATCAAGGGGCTGCCCGAGGCCGCCAAGGGACCGGCCTTCTCGGCCGCCGTCGGCCTCCTGGTCTACCCGCAGGTCTCGCATGTCGAGCATTTCGAGCCGCGCGGCCAGTCCGGCAGCGTCGGCCTCGGCTCGGACACCTACCTCTCCAAGGTCGGACGCTGGATCCGGGAGAGCTTCTAACGGGATCGCCTCCCGGCGCGGGCCCCGGAAACGGGCCGTGCCGGCGGGCGGGACGGCAAACGGCGCCGCTCAAGCGCCACCAGAAACGTAACGATCATCAGAGGCTCGCGCATCATGGCCATCTCCCTGCAAGCTCCGGACATCCGCGAACTGAAGCCCCGCATCACCGTGTTCGGCGTCGGCGGCGCCGGCGGCAACGCCGTCAACAACATGATCGAGTCGGGGCTCCTCGGCTGCGAGTTCGTGGTCGCCAACACCGATGCCCAGGCGCTGACCTCCTCGAAGGCCGAGCGCGTGATCCAGATGGGCATCGGGGTGACGCAGGGCCTCGGCGCCGGCTCGCAGCCGGATGTCGGCCGCGCCGCCGCCGAGGAGGTGATCGACGAGATCCGCGACCAGCTCTCGGGCGCCCATATGTGCTTCATCACCGCCGGCATGGGCGGCGGCACCGGCACCGGCGCGGCCCCGGTCATCGCCCGCACCGCCCGCGACATGGGCATCCTGACGGTCGGCGTGGTCACCAAGCCGTTCCAGTTCGAGGGCGTGCGCCGCATGCGCACCGCTGAATCCGGCATCAACGAGCTTCAGCAGGCCGTCGACACCCTGATCGTGATCCCGAACCAGAACCTGTTCCGGGTCGCCAACGAGAAGACCACCTTCGCGGACGCCTTCGCGATGGCCGACCAGGTGCTCTATTCGGGCGTCGCCTGCATCACCGACCTGATGGTGAAGGAGGGTCTCATCAACCTCGACTTCGCCGACGTGCGGGCGATCATGCGCGGCATGGGCAAGGCGATGATGGGCACCGGCGAGGCGTCGGGCGAGAAGCGCGCCAACCGCGCCGCCGAGGCCGCGATCGCCAACCCGCTCCTCGACGACGTCTCGATGAAGGGCGCCCGCGGCCTGCTGATCTCGATCACCGGCGGCAACGACCTGACCCTCTACGAGCTCGACGAGGCGGCCACCCGCATCCGCGAGGAGGTCGATTCCGACGCCAACATCATCCTGGGCGCCACCTTCGACGAGAGCCTCGACGGCATCATCCGGGTCTCGGTGGTCGCCACCGGCATCGAGCCGGCCCTGATCAACGCCAACGCGATCGGCTCGCCGGAGATCGCCCAGACCGAGCAGCGCATCGCCGAGGTCGCCGAGCGCCTGCGCGCCGAGGCCCGGGCCCGGGCCGCCACCCCGTCGGCGCCCCCCTCCACCGCCTCCTTTCGTCCCGCCGAGGCCCCGGTAGCGCGGGCCCCGGCGCCGGATCCGGTGGCGCATGCCCCGATGCATGCCCAGATCCCTGCGCCCGAGACCGTCCGGATGGAGCTGCCCTCCGCCCACCAGGCCGCCAGCCTGATGCGCGACGAGGTGCAGATCACACCGGCCCAGCCGCGTCCCGCCCCGGTCTACGAGCCGGCCCCGGCGCCGGCTCTCGAGCCGCAGATGCCGATGGCCTCCGGCCCGTTCATCCCGCCGTCCCCGGCGGTGGTGCGCGCGCCGCGCATGCCCCGGGTCCAGGACCTGCCGATGCCGGCCCAGAACCAGATCCGGGCCAGCCGCGGCGAGGAGCCGGTGCAGCAGGTGACCCCGGATGCCAAGCGCACCTCGCTGCTGCGCCGCCTCGCCACCGTCGGCTTCGGCGGCCGGCGCGAGGACGAGGCCGGCCACCCGGCCCAGGCTCCGGCGCAGGCGGCCCATCATGCTCCGGCGGCTCATGCGCCGCAGCCGGCGCCGCGGCCGATGCCGCAAGCCCCGCTCCATCAGGCTCCGGTGCAGCAGCACGCCGCCCCGGCGGCGCGCCAGCCCGCCCCGCAGCAGGCCTACGCGCCGCAGGGCGGCTACCCGACCCAGCCCCAGGGGTACCGTCCGGCGCAGGGCAACCTCGACCCGCAGGGCCGCTCGGTGCCGGCCGGCGCCCGCATGATGGATGACGATCAGCTCGAGATCCCGGCCTTCCTGCGCCGTCAGGCCAACTGACCGGCGGACCGAGGGGACCGGCCGGCCGGGGCTCCGCCGAAGGGCGAAGCCCCGGGGCCCGCGGCGGACGCCACGATCCCGCCACGGAGGGCACCGGTGCAGCCCAAAAGACACACCCCGAGGCCGCCCGGCCTCGGGGTTTACGCGTTGTTCAAGTTTTTGATCCAAAACGGCTTTTTGGGACCGTAGCGGACCCGCCGGGCTGTTACAGAGCGTAAGAATCCGTGATTTGGCCGTGCTTCGGAGCGCGACTATAGGTGTCCTACGCACAAGGGCGAAGGCCGCGCAGGACCGCCGGCACTGACACCCACAGGGGCTTCAAGCAACGGACGGATCGCCTCGAACGTGGGCCTGGAAACAGGACACGCTGGTGAGTCGCGGCCGAGGGCTGAGGTAATGAGAACAAGTCAGCAAACGACCCTACGCTCCGCCGCGAGCCTTTCGGGCCTCGGCGTCCACTCCGGGAACCCCGTCTCGATCACGCTCCATCCCGCGGAGGCGCATCACGGCATCGCCTTCCTGCGCACCGGCCTCCCCGGCGGCCGCGACCGCCTGATCCAGGCGCAATACGCCCAGGTCAGCGCCACCGAGCTCTGCACCGTCATCGGCAGCCGCGAGACCGGCGCCGTCGCCACCATCGAGCACCTGATGTCCGCCCTCTACGGGCTCGGCATCGACAACTGCCTCGTCGAGATCGACGGGCCCGAGATGCCGATCCTCGACGGCAGCGCCGCCCCCTTCGTGGCGGCGATCGAGGCGGTCGGCACCACGTCCTGCGGCACCCCCCGCCGCTTCATCAAGGTGCTCAAGACCGTCCGGACCGAGAAGGGCCGCGCCTATTCCGAGCTGCGCCCGTTCGAGCGCGGCTTCCACCTCGACGTCGAGATCGACTTCGAGAGCCCGGTGATCGGCCGCAGCCGCAAGGCGCTGACCCTCACCCCCGCCGCCTATCGCCGCGAGATCGCCCGCGCCCGGACCTTCGGGATGATGCGCGACGTCGAGCGCTACTGGAAGGCCGGCTTCGCCCTCGGCGCCTCGCTCGAGAACACCGTCGCGGTCGGCGATGGCGGCGTGGTCAACCCGGAAGGCCTGCGCTACCCGGACGAGTTCGTCCGCCACAAGATCCTCGACGCCGTCGGCGACCTGGCGCTCGCCGGCCTGCCGATCCTCGGCGCCTACCAGTCCTTCTGCGGCGGCCACGGCCTGAACTGCGCGGTCCTGGGCGAGCTCTTCGCCGACCGGGCCAACTACGCCATCGTCGAGGGGGCTGCGTCCCGGCGCGAGCCGGTCTTCGCCGAGTTCGGCGTCGGCCTCGGCGCCGCGGTCTACGCGCCCGAGCTCTGAGCGACCGCCCGGCCCGCGCGTTGCAGCAGGGCCACATGCGGATGATTTCGTCGCCGCGTCATGGCGACGGACGGAACCTCCACCGCCTCGCGCCGTCTTGGCGCCCCATTCGCCCCGCAGGGTTAAGAGGTTCCTGACCGATGGCCGCCTGCCCTGTGCAGTGGCCGTCACGGGCTTGGCGCGGCGCGCCGGCCTGGGCTAAGGGGCTCGTGGATCAGCGGCCATGCAAGGCCGCCTGCTTGGGGAAGAACCCGAATGCCGTTCGCCCACCCGCTTCGCGACGCGAAGGTGACCGTTCTGCGGACCATGCTGGTCGCGGCGTGCGGCCTGGGGCTCGCCGGTTGCGACGCGATCGACTCCATCAATCCGTTCGCGAACGAGAAGTACAAGACCGAGATCGTTCCCGACGTTCCGGCCGACAAGCTCTACAGCCAGGGCCTCGGCAAGCTCGAGGACCGCGACTACGAGGGCGCGACGAAGAAGTTCGAAGACCTCGACAAGCAGTACGCCTATTCGGACTGGTCGCGGAAGGCGGTGCTGATGACCGCCTACTCGAACTACGAAGGCGGCCGCTACGAGGACGCGATCACCGCGTCGAAGCGCTACCTGCAGCGCCATCCGGGCTCGAAGGATGCGGCCTACGCCCAGTACCTGCTGGCGATGTCGCACTACAAGCAGATCCCGGACGTGACCCGCGACCAGGATCGTTCCGAGAAGGCGCTCGTGGCGCTCACCGAGCTGGTGCAGAAGTACCCGACCTCGGAATACGCCGCCGACGCGAAGGCCAAGATCCAGATCACCCGCGACCAGCTCGCCGGCAAGGAGATGGAGATCGGCCGCTACTACCTCGAGCGGCGCAACTTCCCGGCGGCGATCAACCGCTTCCGCGACGTGGTGAGCAAGTACCAGACCACCCGCCACGTCGAGGAGGCGCTGGAGCGCCTGGCCGAGGCCTACATGGCTCTCGGCATCACCGGCGAGGCGCAGACCGCCGCGGCGGTGCTCGGCCACAACTTCCCCGATTCGCCCTGGTACAAGGACGCTTACAACCTGCTCCAGAGCGGCGGCCTCCAGCCCCGCGAGGAGAAGGCGTCCTGGATCAGCAAGGCGTTCCGCGGCGTGATCGGGATGGACACGCGCACCGCCGAGGCGCAGTAAGAGCCTCGCGGATCAAAGCACAGGCATGCGGCCGTGGCGCGCACTCGCGCCGCGGCCCGTTCGGCTGTAGATACCCGCCCGATCTCCTCCTCCACGTCCCGGCAAGGGTGGCATGCTGGTTCAGCTCGCGATCCGCGACATCGTCCTGATCGATAAGCTCGAGCTGAACTTTCGCGAAGGCCTGAGCGTCCTGACCGGGGAGACCGGCGCCGGCAAGTCGATCCTCCTCGATGCCTTCACCCTGGCGCTGGGCGGGCGCGGCGACGGGCGCCTGGTGCGCCAGGGCGAGGCGCAAGGCCAGGTCACGGCGGTGTTCGACGTGCCCGCCGATCATCCGGCCCGGGCGCTCGCGGCCGCCGCCGAGATCGACACCGAGGGCGACCTGATCCTGCGCCGGGTCCAGGTCGCGGACGGCCGCACCCGCGCCTTCGTCAACGACCAGCCGGTCGGCGTGCAGGTCCTGCGCGCCATCGGGGCGGCCCTCGTCGAGATCCACGGCCAGCACGACGACCGGGCGCTCTCGGATTCCACCACGCACCGGGCGATCCTCGACGCCTTCGGGGGTCTGGGAAGCCGTCAGGCCGCAGTGGCGGACAGTGCGCGCCGGGTGCGCCAGGCCCGCAACGCCCTCAACGAGCATCGCGCCCGGGTCGAGGCCGCCCGCAAGGAGGTCGATTTCCTGCGCCATGCCGTCGAGGAGCTGGCCGCCCTCGATCCGAAGGCCGGTGAGGAGACCGAGCTCGCCGAGCGCCGCACCATGATGCAGCAGGGCGAGAAGGTCGCCCGCGAACTCAACGAGGCCCTCGACGCCGTTGCCGGCCAGGGCTCGCCCACAGCCCATCTCTCGGCGGCGCTCCGCAAGCTCGAACGGCGGGCGGCCCAGGCGCCGGGCCTCGTCGAGCCCAGCATCAATGCCCTCGACAACGCCCTCGTCGCCCTCGACGAGGCCCGCACCAGCCTGGAGGACGCCCTGCAGGCGGCGGAGTTCGATCCGCGCGAGCTGGAGCGGGTCGAGGAGCGCCTGTTCGGCCTGCGCGCCGCGGCACGAAAGTACAATGTCGCGGTCGACGACCTCGCGGCCTTGCGCGAGCGCTACGAAGGCGACGTGGCGGTGATCGATGCCGGCGAGGAGGCTCTCGGCAGGCTGGAGGCCGATCTCGCCAGCGCCGACGCGGCCTATCTCGAGAAGGCGGGCGCCTTGAGCAAGGGACGGCGCAAGGCGGCGGCCGCCCTCGACAAGGCAGTGCAGGCCGAGTTGCCGCCGCTGAAGCTGGAGCGCGCCCGCTTCATCACCGAGATCGCCACCGATCCGGAGGCTCGTGATCCGGCCGGCCTCGACCGGGTCGAGTTCTGGGCCCAGACCAACCCGGGCACCCGGCCCGGCCCGATGATGAAGGTGGCGTCGGGCGGCGAGCTGTCGCGGTTCATGCTCGCCCTCAAGGTCGTGCTGGCCGACAAGGGGTCGGCCCCGACGCTGATCTTCGACGAGATCGATACCGGTGTCGGCGGCGCGGTGGCGGACGCGATCGGCGCCCGCCTCGCCCGGCTCTCGGCCCGGGTCCAGACCGTCGCGGTGACCCATGCGCCGCAGGTCGCCGCCCGCGCCTCGACGCATTTCCTGATCGCCAAGGAAGCGGTGAAGGGGTCCGACCGGGTCGCCACGCGGGTCAAGCCTCTCGCGGCGATGCCGCGCCAGGAGGAGATCGCCCGCATGCTGGCCGGCGCGACGGTGACCGAGGAGGCCCGCGCCGCCGCGGCCCGGCTGCTCCAGGCAGCGTCGGCCTGACGCGCGGCTCCGTCCGAAGGCGTCACGCCTCCCGACAGACATCATGCCATCGCGCCTTCGCATCGACGTGTCGATGCGAAGGCGTCCGGCGCATCGGCGCCAGCGCCCGTTCGGGCTTAGCCAGCGCCTTCGAACGAGCCAGTTCGAAAGCGCGGCGGTATTACTGTACGGTTAAGCTCTCGGGGTGATTCGCGAGGCGTCCATCAGCGCCGCCGACATGGTGAACAAAGAACAAATTTTAACGGTTTGTTTACCATGCCCGGGGAGACTGCTTCATCTCGGCACGGGTCAGCCTTCCCTCGGATTCGTGCAATGGCACAGGGCCGGTGGTCCCATGAAGCAGGAAGTGAGTGCGTCCCGGGAGACCGTCCAGGATCCGGTCCTGCCGGCCATCTGCGTCGAAGCGCAGCATCGGCTCGGGCGGACGTTGCGATCGCTCTACGAACGCACGGTGGACGGCCAACCCATCCCCCTCGATCAGGTCGACCTGTTGCTGCGCCTGCGGCATCGCGAGCGCGAGATGCAGCGCCAGCGCTGACGGGCGATCGCCCTGATATCGATGGTGAGCGTGGAACGCTCCGCCGGATGGCGGAGCGGAAGGCGAGGAAGCGGACCGTCGCGGTCCCGCCCCCTTTGGTATGGCTCTCCTTGGTCCGGTCCCGTGAGGGACCGGCACCCGGTCCCGTGAGGGACCGGCACCCGGTCCCGTGAGGGACCGGCACCCGGTCCCGTGAGGGACCGGCACCCGGTCCCGTGAGGGACCGGCAGGGGAGGGCGGCTCAGCGACGCCGGCGGTCGCGCACCCGCACCGGAACGAGGACCGGCGCCTGCTGGGCCCGCCCACCGGCGAGCGCGAGAGCACCCGCGAGACCGAGCGCCGCGATCACCCCGGCGACCACCATCGGCGAGGCCGTGAGAAGACCCGCCAGCAGGGCGAGCAGCACGAGGCCGGCACGCAGGGCATTGGAACGGATCATCATCAAGCCTCCATCCAGACGCCGGTGAGAACGTGTGGCGCGAAACCGGAGTTCCGCCCGGCCGCTCCCCGGCCGTATCAGGAATGTGGGGTGCCCGACCCGATTGCGCTACCTGCGACAAAGCGGAACCCAAGGTCATGCTTGACGTTGTCTGCTCACGATCGGCCGAGGGCCGAGAGAATCAGATAACAGAGGGTCTCGCCATGCTGGGTTGGGCTGTCACTTTCCTCGTCGTGGCCCTGGTCGCCGCGCTGTTCGGGTTCGGCGGCATCGCCGGCACCGCGGTCGAGGCCGCCAAGCTCATTTTCTTCGTCGCCGTCGTGCTGTTCGCCATTTCGGCCGTGGTCGGCCTGATGCGGGGCCGCTCGCCGACGCTCTGACGTCGGCCGACGACGTCCTCACGATGACTTTGCGCCGTCCCTCCCACGAGGGGCGGCGTCACTGCGAGGCGGCCTCCGTCACGACTCGGTCGGCGGCCCCTCGGGTGCCTCCCGGGCCGCGCTGCGCTCGAGCTCGGCGATGAGATCGACGAATCGGTCGGGAATAGGCTGCTGCATCAGCTCGTCATACATCGCACGCAGGTGCGAGCCGATGCGCCCCTGGACGCTGCGGTCGAGGGCGGGCTGCTCGGGCCCGGCGGCAGGGTCATCCGCGGGATCGTCCTCTTGCCGGGGCGCCCGCGGGCCCTGCATCCCCTTGCCTTCGATCATACCGTTCCCCTTCGCCCGTCCTGGACACGCGGACAGGGCGATGCCATGGCGCCCGGTATGCCGGGTCGCGCGCTTGCGGCGACAACGCACGCCAGCGCAGTCAGTTCCGCTCCGGTCCGGAACGAACGCGCCTTTGCGGCGTTGTGGCGTGAGGGCCGACGCGCGAACGACAACACCAAGGGGACATGAATGTCGACAGCACAACTCGTGGTGCAGCACCTGCCTTACCTGCGCCGCTACGCGCGCGCCCTCACGGGCAGCCAGGTGGCCGGCGATGCCTACGTGGCCGCGACGCTCGAGACGCTCGTGAACGAGCCCGAGACTCTCGGGCGCAGCACCAACGTCAAGGCCGACCTGTTCCGCGTCTTCACCCGGATCTGGAACTCGCTCTCCGTCAACGGCCAGACCGAGCAGGCGCAGCATGACCTGCCGGCCGAAGTGCGGCTGGGCCAGATCACCCCGCTGCCGCGCCAGGCCTTCCTGCTCTCCTGCCTCGAAGGCTTCTCCGAGGAGGACGCCGCCACGATCCTGGGCGTCGACGTCTCGGAGGTCCGCGACCTCGTCGACGAGGCCGGCCGCGAGCTCGCCGCCGACATGGCGACCGAGATCC
Protein-coding regions in this window:
- a CDS encoding DUF1328 domain-containing protein codes for the protein MLGWAVTFLVVALVAALFGFGGIAGTAVEAAKLIFFVAVVLFAISAVVGLMRGRSPTL
- a CDS encoding outer membrane protein assembly factor BamD encodes the protein MPFAHPLRDAKVTVLRTMLVAACGLGLAGCDAIDSINPFANEKYKTEIVPDVPADKLYSQGLGKLEDRDYEGATKKFEDLDKQYAYSDWSRKAVLMTAYSNYEGGRYEDAITASKRYLQRHPGSKDAAYAQYLLAMSHYKQIPDVTRDQDRSEKALVALTELVQKYPTSEYAADAKAKIQITRDQLAGKEMEIGRYYLERRNFPAAINRFRDVVSKYQTTRHVEEALERLAEAYMALGITGEAQTAAAVLGHNFPDSPWYKDAYNLLQSGGLQPREEKASWISKAFRGVIGMDTRTAEAQ
- the recN gene encoding DNA repair protein RecN → MLVQLAIRDIVLIDKLELNFREGLSVLTGETGAGKSILLDAFTLALGGRGDGRLVRQGEAQGQVTAVFDVPADHPARALAAAAEIDTEGDLILRRVQVADGRTRAFVNDQPVGVQVLRAIGAALVEIHGQHDDRALSDSTTHRAILDAFGGLGSRQAAVADSARRVRQARNALNEHRARVEAARKEVDFLRHAVEELAALDPKAGEETELAERRTMMQQGEKVARELNEALDAVAGQGSPTAHLSAALRKLERRAAQAPGLVEPSINALDNALVALDEARTSLEDALQAAEFDPRELERVEERLFGLRAAARKYNVAVDDLAALRERYEGDVAVIDAGEEALGRLEADLASADAAYLEKAGALSKGRRKAAAALDKAVQAELPPLKLERARFITEIATDPEARDPAGLDRVEFWAQTNPGTRPGPMMKVASGGELSRFMLALKVVLADKGSAPTLIFDEIDTGVGGAVADAIGARLARLSARVQTVAVTHAPQVAARASTHFLIAKEAVKGSDRVATRVKPLAAMPRQEEIARMLAGATVTEEARAAAARLLQAASA
- a CDS encoding NepR family anti-sigma factor yields the protein MIEGKGMQGPRAPRQEDDPADDPAAGPEQPALDRSVQGRIGSHLRAMYDELMQQPIPDRFVDLIAELERSAAREAPEGPPTES
- the lpxC gene encoding UDP-3-O-acyl-N-acetylglucosamine deacetylase, which encodes MRTSQQTTLRSAASLSGLGVHSGNPVSITLHPAEAHHGIAFLRTGLPGGRDRLIQAQYAQVSATELCTVIGSRETGAVATIEHLMSALYGLGIDNCLVEIDGPEMPILDGSAAPFVAAIEAVGTTSCGTPRRFIKVLKTVRTEKGRAYSELRPFERGFHLDVEIDFESPVIGRSRKALTLTPAAYRREIARARTFGMMRDVERYWKAGFALGASLENTVAVGDGGVVNPEGLRYPDEFVRHKILDAVGDLALAGLPILGAYQSFCGGHGLNCAVLGELFADRANYAIVEGAASRREPVFAEFGVGLGAAVYAPEL
- a CDS encoding response regulator, with protein sequence MSTAQLVVQHLPYLRRYARALTGSQVAGDAYVAATLETLVNEPETLGRSTNVKADLFRVFTRIWNSLSVNGQTEQAQHDLPAEVRLGQITPLPRQAFLLSCLEGFSEEDAATILGVDVSEVRDLVDEAGRELAADMATEILIIEDEPLIAMDLEALVEGLGHNVTGVARTRTEAVKLASTKRPGLILADIQLADGSSGLDAVNDLLKSFEVPVIFITAYPERFLTGERPEPAFLIAKPFQPANVSAVISQALFFQQSARRREARASA